The proteins below come from a single Halomonas binhaiensis genomic window:
- a CDS encoding nitrate/nitrite transporter, whose translation MNLYDPPSPARQYRALGISTLAFTLCFAVWTLFSIIGIQIKEDFGLSDTQLGLLMATPVLTGSISRLFLGVLTDRFGGRWVFSLLMLATATCVYLLTFANSYPMLLVGALGVGLAGGSFIVGVAYTSTWFDKEHQGTALGIFGAGNVGAAVTNFGAPFLLLAAGWKGTALVYATVLAIMGVAFFLFAQNDPARQKSLGQQPTLVEQLAPLGDIRVWRFSLYYFFVFGAFVALALWLPHYLIEVYGLGLAEAGIVAALYTIPASLFRVLGGWLSDRYGARRVMYWTFIASFVCLFLLSYPPTEYIVAGVHGPVTFSFAMPLMGFIFLTMVLGFFMSLGKAAVFKHIPIYYPKSVGIVGGMVGMVGGLGGFFLPLTFGMLNDVIGIWQSCFMLLFVIVVAALAWMHYAILRAERIEIRDRCESTDLPELSTPSRFVLTKWFPENEAFWASTGKRIATRNLWISIPCLLLAFSIWMVWSVVVAKLPQVGFNYSSNQLFWLAALPGLSGATFRVFYSFMVPIFGGRRFTAISTASLLLPAIWIGFAVQNPDTPYLVMAILALLCGFGGGNFASSMANISFFYPKHEKGKALAMNAGLGNLGVSVMQFLVPLVISTGMFTFVTGQGQTTGNGGELWLQNAGFIWVPLIALCSVAAWFGMNDIASAKASFKEQAVIFKRKHNWLMCILYTGTFGSFIGFSAAFPLLTKTQFPEVDALKFAFLGPLVGALSRAWSGGLSDRFGGAKVTFWTFITMIAGVMGVMYFLSNKDASFGFYGFFASFMLLFLATGVGNASTFQMIPAIFREEVARLMPHLPPEEQLPHAERESAAIIGFTSAIAAYGAFFIPKSFGTSIDLTGGVSAALTGFIVFYAACMVLTWFYYSRKGAEIRFETTQPVAPAAEDNGVKTVHS comes from the coding sequence CAGTATAGGGCGCTGGGAATATCAACACTGGCATTCACCTTGTGTTTTGCCGTCTGGACCCTGTTCTCGATCATTGGCATTCAAATAAAGGAGGACTTCGGTCTTTCCGACACCCAACTCGGCTTGCTGATGGCAACACCGGTACTGACCGGCTCCATCAGCCGCTTGTTTCTCGGTGTCCTGACTGATCGCTTCGGTGGCCGTTGGGTATTCAGTCTGTTAATGCTGGCCACAGCCACTTGTGTCTATCTACTGACCTTTGCCAACAGCTATCCCATGCTGCTGGTCGGTGCCCTTGGTGTAGGCCTGGCGGGAGGATCCTTCATCGTTGGTGTGGCGTACACCTCGACCTGGTTCGACAAGGAACACCAGGGCACGGCACTGGGTATTTTCGGTGCTGGCAATGTCGGGGCGGCGGTTACCAACTTTGGAGCTCCCTTCCTGTTGCTGGCTGCTGGCTGGAAAGGAACGGCACTGGTCTATGCCACAGTGCTCGCCATCATGGGAGTGGCGTTTTTCCTGTTCGCTCAGAATGATCCCGCACGCCAGAAGAGCCTCGGACAGCAGCCCACGCTGGTCGAACAGCTCGCTCCGCTCGGCGATATTCGCGTATGGCGCTTCTCGCTATATTACTTCTTTGTCTTTGGCGCCTTCGTTGCCCTGGCATTGTGGCTTCCTCACTATCTGATTGAAGTCTATGGCCTGGGCCTGGCAGAAGCCGGCATCGTTGCTGCGCTGTATACCATCCCGGCTTCGCTGTTTCGTGTTCTCGGTGGTTGGCTATCGGATCGTTATGGTGCTCGCCGGGTAATGTATTGGACCTTCATTGCCTCATTCGTCTGCCTGTTCCTGCTCAGCTATCCACCGACAGAGTACATTGTCGCGGGCGTTCATGGTCCGGTGACATTCTCTTTCGCCATGCCATTGATGGGCTTCATTTTCTTGACCATGGTGCTGGGATTCTTCATGTCCCTGGGCAAGGCAGCAGTATTCAAGCATATTCCCATCTACTACCCAAAGAGTGTCGGTATCGTCGGGGGCATGGTGGGTATGGTGGGCGGCCTGGGCGGCTTCTTCCTGCCTCTGACCTTCGGCATGCTCAACGATGTCATCGGTATCTGGCAAAGCTGCTTCATGCTGCTGTTTGTTATCGTCGTCGCCGCCCTTGCCTGGATGCACTATGCCATTCTCCGGGCTGAGCGCATCGAGATTCGTGACCGCTGTGAATCCACTGACCTGCCCGAACTATCCACGCCATCGCGCTTCGTGCTGACAAAATGGTTCCCCGAGAATGAAGCGTTCTGGGCCAGCACTGGCAAGCGTATTGCCACCCGCAACCTATGGATCTCGATCCCCTGCCTATTGCTGGCCTTCTCGATATGGATGGTGTGGTCCGTCGTCGTTGCCAAGCTGCCCCAGGTCGGCTTCAACTACAGCTCCAACCAGCTATTCTGGCTAGCCGCCCTGCCTGGCCTTTCCGGTGCCACCTTCCGCGTGTTCTACAGTTTCATGGTGCCGATCTTCGGTGGACGCCGCTTCACGGCCATTTCCACTGCCTCGCTGTTGCTGCCTGCTATCTGGATCGGTTTCGCCGTGCAGAACCCTGACACCCCTTATCTGGTGATGGCCATCCTCGCCCTGCTGTGTGGCTTCGGTGGCGGCAACTTCGCCTCGAGCATGGCCAACATTTCCTTCTTCTATCCCAAGCATGAGAAAGGCAAGGCGCTGGCCATGAATGCAGGCCTGGGCAATCTCGGTGTATCGGTGATGCAGTTCCTGGTGCCCCTGGTGATCTCCACCGGCATGTTCACCTTTGTCACTGGCCAAGGCCAGACCACTGGTAACGGTGGAGAACTGTGGCTACAGAATGCGGGTTTCATTTGGGTACCGCTGATCGCGCTTTGCAGCGTGGCCGCCTGGTTCGGCATGAACGACATTGCCAGTGCCAAGGCTTCCTTCAAGGAACAGGCCGTCATCTTCAAGCGCAAGCATAACTGGCTGATGTGTATTCTCTACACAGGCACCTTCGGCAGCTTCATTGGCTTTTCTGCAGCCTTCCCATTGCTGACCAAGACCCAGTTCCCCGAGGTCGATGCTCTCAAGTTCGCTTTCCTCGGCCCGCTGGTCGGTGCTCTGAGCCGCGCCTGGAGTGGCGGCCTGTCTGATCGTTTTGGTGGCGCCAAGGTCACCTTCTGGACCTTCATCACCATGATTGCCGGCGTTATGGGAGTGATGTATTTCCTCTCCAACAAGGATGCCAGCTTCGGTTTCTACGGCTTCTTCGCCTCTTTCATGCTGCTGTTCCTCGCAACGGGAGTCGGCAACGCCAGTACCTTCCAGATGATTCCAGCGATCTTCCGCGAGGAAGTGGCACGCTTGATGCCTCACCTGCCTCCAGAAGAGCAGCTTCCTCATGCCGAGCGCGAGTCAGCAGCCATCATCGGCTTTACCTCCGCCATTGCTGCCTATGGCGCTTTCTTCATTCCCAAGTCCTTCGGCACCTCGATCGACCTTACCGGAGGCGTGAGTGCGGCACTCACCGGCTTCATCGTGTTCTACGCCGCCTGCATGGTACTGACCTGGTTCTACTACAGCCGCAAAGGCGCAGAGATTCGCTTTGAGACAACACAA